One window of Macrococcus sp. 19Msa1099 genomic DNA carries:
- a CDS encoding CHAP domain-containing protein — protein MAKTYNQMRERLNWYVGRKIDFDGYYGMQCMDLAVDFVYWATGIRMWGDAKDAPNNAFNGKATVYRNTPDFQQEVGDVAVFTRGRFDNRYGHIGIVYDKGNLNGCTILEQNWDGMANTGAALRWDDCSGIGYFIRINFDGTCIKQTAAVTVNQTSVNSAPLLKVGSIPPKNLKWSTGAYYMATIDDLGATSARRTGPAGKYKFHLNNYSYGAGEQVYVFESIDGWCRIYWNNHNEWIWHERLRVREIYK, from the coding sequence ATGGCTAAAACATATAATCAGATGAGAGAACGTTTAAATTGGTACGTAGGACGTAAGATTGACTTCGATGGCTATTACGGTATGCAGTGCATGGACTTGGCAGTAGACTTCGTTTATTGGGCGACAGGTATCAGAATGTGGGGAGATGCTAAAGATGCGCCTAATAACGCATTTAATGGCAAAGCTACAGTATATAGAAACACACCCGATTTTCAACAAGAAGTAGGAGACGTTGCGGTGTTTACTAGAGGGCGTTTCGATAATAGGTACGGTCACATTGGTATCGTGTATGATAAAGGCAATCTTAACGGATGTACTATCCTAGAGCAAAATTGGGACGGTATGGCGAATACAGGTGCAGCGTTACGTTGGGACGATTGCTCAGGTATCGGTTACTTCATCAGAATTAATTTCGATGGTACATGTATCAAACAAACAGCAGCAGTTACTGTTAATCAAACATCAGTTAATTCAGCACCATTACTAAAAGTTGGTAGCATTCCACCTAAAAATCTTAAATGGTCAACAGGCGCTTATTACATGGCAACTATCGATGATTTAGGAGCAACGTCAGCACGTCGAACAGGTCCCGCAGGAAAGTATAAATTCCACCTTAACAATTATAGTTATGGAGCAGGGGAACAAGTCTATGTATTTGAATCAATCGATGGTTGGTGTCGTATCTATTGGAATAACCATAACGAATGGATCTGGCACGAACGATTAAGAGTAAGAGAAATTTATAAGTAA
- a CDS encoding phage holin family protein: MWITIGGMDLENIEMLKIYLYGGDIRLLHFLCILMLVDIVTGIAKAVYNKNLWSRKSLFGFARKLMVFCIIVLANVIDQILQLNGGLVIVTIMFYIANEGLSIVENCAQMGVLIPTNISEKLAVILSNNDKQSITTEVKEEFTAKHSKDLPGGQVDVSVKVQAEKNEEIH; this comes from the coding sequence ATGTGGATAACAATCGGAGGAATGGATTTGGAAAATATAGAGATGCTTAAAATTTATTTATATGGAGGGGATATCAGATTACTACACTTCTTATGTATATTGATGCTAGTAGACATCGTGACAGGTATCGCTAAAGCGGTGTATAACAAGAACTTATGGTCGAGAAAGTCATTATTCGGCTTTGCTAGAAAATTGATGGTATTCTGTATCATCGTATTAGCTAACGTGATTGATCAGATACTTCAATTGAATGGTGGATTGGTCATCGTCACGATTATGTTCTATATCGCAAATGAGGGACTATCTATTGTTGAAAACTGTGCACAGATGGGCGTATTGATCCCGACCAATATTTCGGAGAAGTTAGCCGTTATATTAAGCAATAACGATAAACAGTCAATCACAACTGAAGTGAAAGAAGAATTTACAGCTAAACATTCTAAAGACTTGCCAGGTGGACAGGTTGACGTAAGTGTTAAGGTTCAAGCTGAGAAGAACGAAGAAATACATTAA